A window from Macaca fascicularis isolate 582-1 chromosome 20, T2T-MFA8v1.1 encodes these proteins:
- the SRCAP gene encoding helicase SRCAP isoform X5 gives MQSSPSPAHPQLPVLQTQMVSDGMTGSNPVSPASSSSPASSGAGGISPQHIAQDSSLDGPPGPPDGATVPLEGFSLSQAADLANKGPKWEKSHAEIAEQAKHEAEIETRIAELRKEGFWSLKRLPKVPEPPRPKGHWDYLCEEMQWLSADFAQERRWKRGVARKVVRMVIRHHEEQRQKEERARREEQAKLRRIASTMAKDVRQFWSNVEKVVQFKQQSRLEEKRKKALDLHLDFIVGQTEKYSDLLSQSLNQPLACSKAGSSPCLGSSSAASSPPPPASRLDDEDGDFQPQEEEEEDDEETIEVEEQQEGNDAEAQRREIELLRREGELPLEELLRSLPPQLLEGPSSPSQTPSSHDSDTRDGPEEGAEEEPPQVLEVKPPPSAVTQRNKRPWHPDEDDEEFTANEEEAEDEEDTIAAEEQLEGEVDHAVELSELAREGELSMEELLQQYAGAYAPGFGSSDDEDEDEVDANSSDCEPEGAVEAEEAPQEDSSSQSDSVEDQSEDEEDEHSEEEETSGSSASEESESEESEDAQSQSQADEEEEDDDFGVEYLLARDEERSEADAGSGPPTPGPTTTLGPKKEITDIAAAAESLQPKGYTLATTQVKTPIPLLLRGQLREYQHIGLDWLVTMYEKKLNGILADEMGLGKTIQTISLLAHLACEKGNWGPHLIIVPTSVMLNWEMELKRWCPSFKILTYYGAQKERKLKRQGWTKPNAFHVCITSYKLVLQDHQAFRRKNWRYLILDEAQNIKNFKSQRWQSLLNFNSQRRLLLTGTPLQNSLMELWSLMHFLMPHVFQSHREFKEWFSNPLTGMIEGSQEYNEGLVKRLHKVLRPFLLRRVKVDVEKQMPKKYEHVIRCRLSKRQRCLYDDFMAQTTTKETLATGHFMSVINILMQLRKVCNHPNLFDPRPVTSPFITPGICFSTASLVLRATDVHPLQRIDMGRFDLIGLEGRVSRYETDTFLPRHRLSRRVLLEVATAPDPPPRPKPVKMKVNRMLQPVPKQEGRTVVVVNNPRTPLGPVPVRPPPGPELSAQPTPGPAPSVLPAPLMVSASPAGPPLIPASRPPGPVILPPLQPNSGSLTQVLPSPLGVLSGTSRPPTPTLSLKPTPPAPVRLSPAPPPGSSSLLKPLTVPPGYTFPPAAATTTSTTTATATTTAVPVPTPAPQRLILSPDMQARLPSGEVVSIGQLASLAQRPVANAGGSKPLTFQIQGNKLTLTGAQVRQLAVGQPRPLQM, from the exons ATGCAGAGCAGCCCCTCCCCTGCTCACCCTCAGCTCCCAGTCCTACAGACACAG ATGGTGTCGGACGGCATGACAGGCAGCAATCCTGTGTCCCCTGCCTCATCCAGTTCCCCAGCCTCTAGTGGGGCAGGCGGCATCTCCCCTCAGCACATAGCTCAAGATTCCTCCCTGGATGGACCTCCAGGACCCCCAGATGGTGCCACAGTGCCCCTGGAGGGGTTCAGCTTATCCCAGGCTGCTGACCTGGCTAACAAGGGCCCGAAGTGGGAGAAGAGCCATGCCGAAATCGCGGAACAGGCCAAGCAT GAGGCTGAGATCGAGACTCGGATTGCTGAGCTGCGGAAGGAGGGTTTCTGGTCACTGAAGAGGCTGCCTAAGGTGCCAGAGCCCCCTCGCCCCAAAGGTCACTGGGACTATCTGTGCGAAGAGATGCAGTGGCTCTCTGCTGACTTTGCTCAGGAGCGCCGTTGGAAACGGGGTGTGGCCCGTAAG GTGGTGCGCATGGTGATCCGGCACCACGAGGAGCAGCGGCAGAAAGAGGAACGGGCCCGGAGGGAGGAGCAGGCCAAGCTACGTCGAATCGCTTCCACCATGGCCAAGGATGTCAGGCAGTTCTGGAGCAATGTGGAGAAG GTGGTGCAATTCAAGCAACAGTCCCGGCTTGAGGAAAAGCGCAAAAAAGCCCTGGACCTGCATTTGGACTTCATTGTCGGGCAAACTGAAAAGTACTCGGACCTTCTGTCTCAGAGCCTCAACCAGCCGTTAGCCTGCAGCAAAGCAGGCTCTTCCCCTTGCCTCGGCTCTTCCTCAGCTGCCTCCAGTCCTCCACCCCCTGCTTCCCGCCTGGATGATGAAG ATGGGGACTTTCAACcccaagaggaggaggaagaggatgatgaGGAAACGATTGAGGTAGAAGAACAACAGGAGGGCAATGATGCAGAGGCCCAGAGGCGTGAGATTGAGCTGCTTCGCCGTGAGGGAGAATTGCCACTGGAAGAGCTGCTCCGTTCCCTTCCCCCTCAACTACTGGAAGGGCCTTCCAGCCCCTCTCAAACCCCCTCATCTCATGATAGTGACACCCGAGATGGGCCTGAAGAAGGTGCTGAAGAAGAGCCCCCTCAGGTGTTGGAG GTAAAGCCCCCACCCTCTGCTGTCACACAGCGCAACAAACGGCCTTGGCATCCagatgaagatgatgaagagTTTACTGCCAATGAGGAGGAAG CGGAGGATGAAGAGGACACTATAGCAGCTGAGGAACAGTTGGAAGGGGAGGTGGATCATGCCGTGGAGCTGAGCGAGTTGGCTCGAGAAG GTGAGCTTTCCATGGAGGAGCTATTGCAGCAGTATGCAGGAGCCTATGCCCCAGGCTTTGGGAGcagtgatgatgaggatgaagatgagGTTGATGCTAATAGCTCTGACTGTGAACCAGAGGGGGCCGTGGAAGCAGAAGAAGCTCCTCAGGAGGATAGTAGCAGTCAGTCGG ACTCTGTGGAGGACCAGAGTGAGGATGAGGAAGATGAACattcagaagaggaagaaacaagtgGAAGTTCAGCATCAGAGGAATCTGAGTCTGAAGAGTCTGAGGATGCCCAATCACAGAGCCAAgcagatgaagaggaggaagatgatgATTTTGGGGTGGAGTACTTGCTTGCCAGGGATGAAGAGCGGAGTGAGGCAGATGCGGGCAGCGGGCCTCCCACTCCAGGGCCCACCACTACTCTAGGtccaaagaaagaaattactgACATTGCTGCAGCAGCTGAAAGTCTCCAGCCCAAGGGTTACACGCTGGCCACTACCCAG GTAAAGACGCCCATCCCCCTGCTTCTGCGGGGCCAGCTCCGGGAGTACCAGCACATTGGCCTAGACTGGCTGGTTACCATGTATGAGAAGAAGCTTAATGGCATTCTTGCTGATGAGATGGGGCTTGGGAAGACCATCCAGACCATCTCCCTGCTTGCCCACTTGGCTTGTGAGAAAG GTAACTGGGGTCCCCATTTAATCATTGTTCCCACCAGTGTGATGTTGAACTGGGAAATGGAGTTGAAACGGTGGTGCCCCAGCTTTAAAATCCTCACTTACTATGGAGCCCAGAAAGAGAGGAAGCTCAAGCGGCAG GGCTGGACCAAGCCCAATGCCTTCCATGTTTGTATCACATCTTACAAGCTGGTGCTGCAGGACCACCAGGCCTTCCGCCGCAAGAATTGGCGCTATCTCATTCTGGATGAGGCGCAGAACATCAAGAACTTCAAGTCACAGCGCTGGCAGTCACTCCTCAACTTTAACAG CCAGAGGCGCCTGCTCCTGACAGGAACTCCCTTGCAGAACAGCCTCATGGAGCTGTGGTCCTTGATGCACTTTTTGATGCCCCATGTCTTCCAGTCTCATCGCGAGTTCAAGGAGTGGTTCTCTAATCCCCTAACTGGCATGATTGAGGGCAGCCAAGAGTATAATGAAGGTCTTGTCAAACGCCTCCACAAG GTTTTGAGGCCTTTTTTACTGCGCCGAGTTAAGGTGGATGTTGAGAAGCAGATGCCCAAAAAGTATGAGCATGTTATCCGCTGCAGGCTCTCCAAGCGTCAACGCTGTCTCTATGATGACTTCATGGCACAAACCAc AACTAAGGAGACACTAGCCACAGGCCATTTCATGAGCGTCATCAACATTTTGATGCAGCTGAGAAAAGTTTGCAATCATCCAAATCTGTTCGACCCTCGACCGGTTACCTCCCCTTTCATCACCCCAGGCATCTGCTTCAGCACCGCCTCTCTGGTGCTAAGGGCCACGGATGTCCATCCCCTCCAG CGGATAGACATGGGTCGATTTGACCTTATTGGCCTGGAAGGTCGTGTCTCTCGATATGAGACAGACACATTTCTGCCCCGGCACCGCCTCTCTCGCCGGGTACTGCTAGAGGTGGCTACTGCTCCTGATCCCCCACCCCGGCCCAAGCCAGTCAAGATGAAGGTCAACAG GATGCTGCAGCCAGTACCTAAGCAAGAAGGCCGGACAGTGGTCGTAGTGAACAACCCACGGACGCCCCTGGGCCCTGTCCCGGTTCGACCCCCTCCAGGTCCTGAGCTCTCAGCCCAGCCCACCCCTGGCCCAGCCCCCTCAGTGCTGCCAGCACCACTGATGGTTTCAGCCTCACCTGCTGGGCCCCCGCTTATTCCTGCATCTCGGCCTCCTGGCCCTGTCATCTTGCCTCCACTGCAGCCAAACAGTGGTTCTCTCACTCAGG TGTTGCCATCCCCCCTGGGAGTCCTGAGTGGGACCTCACGGCCTCCCACGCCAACCTTGTCCCTAAAGCCAACACCACCTGCCCCAGTTCGCCTgagcccagccccacctccaggcTCCTCTAGCCTGTTGAAGCCCCTGACAGTGCCACCAGGTTACACCTTCcctcctgctgctgccaccaccactTCTACCACCACGGCAACTGCTACCACGACAGCAGTGCCAGTTCCGACTCCTGCACCACAGCGCCTCATTCTATCTCCCGATATGCAAGCTCGCCTGCCCT CAGGTGAAGTGGTCAGCATCGGGCAGTTAGCCTCACTGGCACAACGTCCAGTGGCTAATGCAGGGGGAAGCAAACCTCTCACCTTCCAAATCCAGGGCAACAAGCTGACACTGACTGGTGCCCAGGTGCGCCAGCTTGCTGTGGGGCAGCCCCGCCCGCTGCAAA TGTAG
- the SRCAP gene encoding helicase SRCAP isoform X4 produces the protein MQSSPSPAHPQLPVLQTQMVSDGMTGSNPVSPASSSSPASSGAGGISPQHIAQDSSLDGPPGPPDGATVPLEGFSLSQAADLANKGPKWEKSHAEIAEQAKHEAEIETRIAELRKEGFWSLKRLPKVPEPPRPKGHWDYLCEEMQWLSADFAQERRWKRGVARKVVRMVIRHHEEQRQKEERARREEQAKLRRIASTMAKDVRQFWSNVEKVVQFKQQSRLEEKRKKALDLHLDFIVGQTEKYSDLLSQSLNQPLACSKAGSSPCLGSSSAASSPPPPASRLDDEDGDFQPQEEEEEDDEETIEVEEQQEGNDAEAQRREIELLRREGELPLEELLRSLPPQLLEGPSSPSQTPSSHDSDTRDGPEEGAEEEPPQVLEVKPPPSAVTQRNKRPWHPDEDDEEFTANEEEAEDEEDTIAAEEQLEGEVDHAVELSELAREGELSMEELLQQYAGAYAPGFGSSDDEDEDEVDANSSDCEPEGAVEAEEAPQEDSSSQSDSVEDQSEDEEDEHSEEEETSGSSASEESESEESEDAQSQSQADEEEEDDDFGVEYLLARDEERSEADAGSGPPTPGPTTTLGPKKEITDIAAAAESLQPKGYTLATTQVKTPIPLLLRGQLREYQHIGLDWLVTMYEKKLNGILADEMGLGKTIQTISLLAHLACEKGNWGPHLIIVPTSVMLNWEMELKRWCPSFKILTYYGAQKERKLKRQGWTKPNAFHVCITSYKLVLQDHQAFRRKNWRYLILDEAQNIKNFKSQRWQSLLNFNSQRRLLLTGTPLQNSLMELWSLMHFLMPHVFQSHREFKEWFSNPLTGMIEGSQEYNEGLVKRLHKVLRPFLLRRVKVDVEKQMPKKYEHVIRCRLSKRQRCLYDDFMAQTTTKETLATGHFMSVINILMQLRKVCNHPNLFDPRPVTSPFITPGICFSTASLVLRATDVHPLQRIDMGRFDLIGLEGRVSRYETDTFLPRHRLSRRVLLEVATAPDPPPRPKPVKMKVNRMLQPVPKQEGRTVVVVNNPRTPLGPVPVRPPPGPELSAQPTPGPAPSVLPAPLMVSASPAGPPLIPASRPPGPVILPPLQPNSGSLTQVLPSPLGVLSGTSRPPTPTLSLKPTPPAPVRLSPAPPPGSSSLLKPLTVPPGYTFPPAAATTTSTTTATATTTAVPVPTPAPQRLILSPDMQARLPSGEVVSIGQLASLAQRPVANAGGSKPLTFQIQGNKLTLTGAQVRQLAVGQPRPLQMPPTMVNNTGVVKIVVRQAPRDGLTPVPPLAPAPRPPSSGLPAVLNPRPTLTPGRLPTPTLGTARAPMPTPTLVRPLLKLVHSPSPEVSASTPGTAPLTISSPLHVPSSLPGPASSPMPIPNSSPLASPVSSTVSVPASSSLPISVPTTLPAPASAPLTIPISAPLPVSASGPALLTSVTPPLAPVVPAAPGPPSLAPSGASPSASALSLGLATAPSLSSSQTPGHPLLLAPTSSHVPGLNSTVAPACSPVLVPASALANPFPAAPNPAPAQASLLAPASSASQALATPLAPMTSPQTAILAPSPAPPLAPLPVLAPSPGPAPVLASSQTPVPVMAPSSTPGTSLASASLVPAPTPALASSSTQTLLPAPVPSPLPSPASTQTLALAPALAPTLGGSSPSQTLSLGTGNPQGPFPTQTLSLTPASSLVPTAAQTLSLAPGPPLGPTQTLSLAPAPPLAPASPMGPAAAHTLTLAPASSSASLLAPASVQTLTLSPAPVPTLGPAAAQTLALAPASTQSPASQASSLAVSASGAAPLPVTMVSRLPVSKDEPDTLTLRSDPPSPPSTATSFGGPRPRRQPPPPPRSPFYLVSFTSSRGNRKLSFFGVLVGWMEQ, from the exons ATGCAGAGCAGCCCCTCCCCTGCTCACCCTCAGCTCCCAGTCCTACAGACACAG ATGGTGTCGGACGGCATGACAGGCAGCAATCCTGTGTCCCCTGCCTCATCCAGTTCCCCAGCCTCTAGTGGGGCAGGCGGCATCTCCCCTCAGCACATAGCTCAAGATTCCTCCCTGGATGGACCTCCAGGACCCCCAGATGGTGCCACAGTGCCCCTGGAGGGGTTCAGCTTATCCCAGGCTGCTGACCTGGCTAACAAGGGCCCGAAGTGGGAGAAGAGCCATGCCGAAATCGCGGAACAGGCCAAGCAT GAGGCTGAGATCGAGACTCGGATTGCTGAGCTGCGGAAGGAGGGTTTCTGGTCACTGAAGAGGCTGCCTAAGGTGCCAGAGCCCCCTCGCCCCAAAGGTCACTGGGACTATCTGTGCGAAGAGATGCAGTGGCTCTCTGCTGACTTTGCTCAGGAGCGCCGTTGGAAACGGGGTGTGGCCCGTAAG GTGGTGCGCATGGTGATCCGGCACCACGAGGAGCAGCGGCAGAAAGAGGAACGGGCCCGGAGGGAGGAGCAGGCCAAGCTACGTCGAATCGCTTCCACCATGGCCAAGGATGTCAGGCAGTTCTGGAGCAATGTGGAGAAG GTGGTGCAATTCAAGCAACAGTCCCGGCTTGAGGAAAAGCGCAAAAAAGCCCTGGACCTGCATTTGGACTTCATTGTCGGGCAAACTGAAAAGTACTCGGACCTTCTGTCTCAGAGCCTCAACCAGCCGTTAGCCTGCAGCAAAGCAGGCTCTTCCCCTTGCCTCGGCTCTTCCTCAGCTGCCTCCAGTCCTCCACCCCCTGCTTCCCGCCTGGATGATGAAG ATGGGGACTTTCAACcccaagaggaggaggaagaggatgatgaGGAAACGATTGAGGTAGAAGAACAACAGGAGGGCAATGATGCAGAGGCCCAGAGGCGTGAGATTGAGCTGCTTCGCCGTGAGGGAGAATTGCCACTGGAAGAGCTGCTCCGTTCCCTTCCCCCTCAACTACTGGAAGGGCCTTCCAGCCCCTCTCAAACCCCCTCATCTCATGATAGTGACACCCGAGATGGGCCTGAAGAAGGTGCTGAAGAAGAGCCCCCTCAGGTGTTGGAG GTAAAGCCCCCACCCTCTGCTGTCACACAGCGCAACAAACGGCCTTGGCATCCagatgaagatgatgaagagTTTACTGCCAATGAGGAGGAAG CGGAGGATGAAGAGGACACTATAGCAGCTGAGGAACAGTTGGAAGGGGAGGTGGATCATGCCGTGGAGCTGAGCGAGTTGGCTCGAGAAG GTGAGCTTTCCATGGAGGAGCTATTGCAGCAGTATGCAGGAGCCTATGCCCCAGGCTTTGGGAGcagtgatgatgaggatgaagatgagGTTGATGCTAATAGCTCTGACTGTGAACCAGAGGGGGCCGTGGAAGCAGAAGAAGCTCCTCAGGAGGATAGTAGCAGTCAGTCGG ACTCTGTGGAGGACCAGAGTGAGGATGAGGAAGATGAACattcagaagaggaagaaacaagtgGAAGTTCAGCATCAGAGGAATCTGAGTCTGAAGAGTCTGAGGATGCCCAATCACAGAGCCAAgcagatgaagaggaggaagatgatgATTTTGGGGTGGAGTACTTGCTTGCCAGGGATGAAGAGCGGAGTGAGGCAGATGCGGGCAGCGGGCCTCCCACTCCAGGGCCCACCACTACTCTAGGtccaaagaaagaaattactgACATTGCTGCAGCAGCTGAAAGTCTCCAGCCCAAGGGTTACACGCTGGCCACTACCCAG GTAAAGACGCCCATCCCCCTGCTTCTGCGGGGCCAGCTCCGGGAGTACCAGCACATTGGCCTAGACTGGCTGGTTACCATGTATGAGAAGAAGCTTAATGGCATTCTTGCTGATGAGATGGGGCTTGGGAAGACCATCCAGACCATCTCCCTGCTTGCCCACTTGGCTTGTGAGAAAG GTAACTGGGGTCCCCATTTAATCATTGTTCCCACCAGTGTGATGTTGAACTGGGAAATGGAGTTGAAACGGTGGTGCCCCAGCTTTAAAATCCTCACTTACTATGGAGCCCAGAAAGAGAGGAAGCTCAAGCGGCAG GGCTGGACCAAGCCCAATGCCTTCCATGTTTGTATCACATCTTACAAGCTGGTGCTGCAGGACCACCAGGCCTTCCGCCGCAAGAATTGGCGCTATCTCATTCTGGATGAGGCGCAGAACATCAAGAACTTCAAGTCACAGCGCTGGCAGTCACTCCTCAACTTTAACAG CCAGAGGCGCCTGCTCCTGACAGGAACTCCCTTGCAGAACAGCCTCATGGAGCTGTGGTCCTTGATGCACTTTTTGATGCCCCATGTCTTCCAGTCTCATCGCGAGTTCAAGGAGTGGTTCTCTAATCCCCTAACTGGCATGATTGAGGGCAGCCAAGAGTATAATGAAGGTCTTGTCAAACGCCTCCACAAG GTTTTGAGGCCTTTTTTACTGCGCCGAGTTAAGGTGGATGTTGAGAAGCAGATGCCCAAAAAGTATGAGCATGTTATCCGCTGCAGGCTCTCCAAGCGTCAACGCTGTCTCTATGATGACTTCATGGCACAAACCAc AACTAAGGAGACACTAGCCACAGGCCATTTCATGAGCGTCATCAACATTTTGATGCAGCTGAGAAAAGTTTGCAATCATCCAAATCTGTTCGACCCTCGACCGGTTACCTCCCCTTTCATCACCCCAGGCATCTGCTTCAGCACCGCCTCTCTGGTGCTAAGGGCCACGGATGTCCATCCCCTCCAG CGGATAGACATGGGTCGATTTGACCTTATTGGCCTGGAAGGTCGTGTCTCTCGATATGAGACAGACACATTTCTGCCCCGGCACCGCCTCTCTCGCCGGGTACTGCTAGAGGTGGCTACTGCTCCTGATCCCCCACCCCGGCCCAAGCCAGTCAAGATGAAGGTCAACAG GATGCTGCAGCCAGTACCTAAGCAAGAAGGCCGGACAGTGGTCGTAGTGAACAACCCACGGACGCCCCTGGGCCCTGTCCCGGTTCGACCCCCTCCAGGTCCTGAGCTCTCAGCCCAGCCCACCCCTGGCCCAGCCCCCTCAGTGCTGCCAGCACCACTGATGGTTTCAGCCTCACCTGCTGGGCCCCCGCTTATTCCTGCATCTCGGCCTCCTGGCCCTGTCATCTTGCCTCCACTGCAGCCAAACAGTGGTTCTCTCACTCAGG TGTTGCCATCCCCCCTGGGAGTCCTGAGTGGGACCTCACGGCCTCCCACGCCAACCTTGTCCCTAAAGCCAACACCACCTGCCCCAGTTCGCCTgagcccagccccacctccaggcTCCTCTAGCCTGTTGAAGCCCCTGACAGTGCCACCAGGTTACACCTTCcctcctgctgctgccaccaccactTCTACCACCACGGCAACTGCTACCACGACAGCAGTGCCAGTTCCGACTCCTGCACCACAGCGCCTCATTCTATCTCCCGATATGCAAGCTCGCCTGCCCT CAGGTGAAGTGGTCAGCATCGGGCAGTTAGCCTCACTGGCACAACGTCCAGTGGCTAATGCAGGGGGAAGCAAACCTCTCACCTTCCAAATCCAGGGCAACAAGCTGACACTGACTGGTGCCCAGGTGCGCCAGCTTGCTGTGGGGCAGCCCCGCCCGCTGCAAA TGCCACCCACCATGGTGAATAATACAGGCGTGGTGAAGATTGTAGTGAGACAAGCCCCTCGGGATGGACTGACTCCTGTTCCTCCGTTGGCCCCAGCACCCCGGCCTCCGAGCTCTGGGCTTCCAGCTGTGTTGAATCCACGCCCCACGTTAACCCCTGGCCGGCTACCCACACCTACTCTGGGTACTGCCCGAGCCCCCATGCCCACACCCACTCTGGTGAGGCCTCTTCTCAAGCTGGTCCACAGTCCTTCACCTGAAGTCAGTG CTTCAACCCCCGGAACTGCCCCTTTGACCATCTCTTCTCCCCTCCATGTGCCATCCTCACTCCCTGGGCCAGCCTCTTCTCCAATGCCAATTCCCAACTCCTCTCCTCTTGCTAGTCCTGTGTCCTCTACAGTCTCAGTTCCAGCGTCATCTTCACTCCCCATCTCTGTCCCCACCAcacttcctgccccagcctcggCTCCACTCACCATCCCCATCTCAGCCCCCTTGCCTGTTTCCGCTTCGGGCCCAGCTCTGTTGACCAGTGTGACTCCACCActggcacctgttgtcccagcggCTCCTGGACCTCCATCCTTGGCACCATCTGGTGCTTCCCCGTCAGCATCAGCCTTGAGTCTAGGTTTGGCCACAGCTCCGTCCCTGTCTTCATCTCAGACACCTGGTCACCCTCTGTTGTTGGCTCCCACCTCTTCACATGTTCCAGGGTTGAACTCAACCGTGGCCCCAGCATGCTCACCTGTCCTGGTGCCAGCTTCAGCTCTGGCCAATCCTTTTCCGGCAGCACCAAATCCAGCTCCAGCTCAGGCTTCCCTTCTGGCTCCAGCATCTTCTGCATCTCAGGCTCTAGCCACTCCTCTGGCTCCTATGACATCTCCACAGACAGCAATTCTGGCTCCttctccagctcctcctctggcTCCTCTTCCAGTCCTGGCACCATCGCCAGGTCCTGCTCCTGTCCTGGCTTCATCACAGACTCCGGTTCCAGTTATGGCTCCATCGTCTACTCCAGGAACCTCTTTAGCCTCAGCTTCACTGGTACCAGCTCCAACCCCTGCGTTGGCTTCATCATCAACTCAAACTTTGCTACCAGCCCCGGTTCCATCACCTCTCCCGAGCCCGGCTTCTACACAGACACTGGCCCTAGCCCCAGCTTTAGCACCCACTCTTGGAGGCTCATCTCCATCTCAGACACTCTCTTTGGGCACGGGGAACCCCCAGGGACCCTTTCCAACTCAGACATTGTCATTAACTCCAGCATCATCCCTGGTACCAACTGCAGCCCAGACACTGTCTTTGGCACCAGGACCACCACTGGGTCCAACTCAGACGCTGTCTCTGGCTCCAGCACCTCCTCTGGCTCCAGCTTCTCCGATGGGCCCAGCCGCAGCTCACACACTGACTTTGGCTCCAGCATCGTCATCTGCTTCACTCCTGGCCCCAGCTTCAGTGCAGACACTGACCTTGAGCCCCGCCCCAGTTCCTACCCTGGGCCCGGCTGCAGCTCAGACCTTGGCGCTGGCCCCAGCCTCCACACAGTCCCCAGCTTCCCAGGCATCTTCCCTTGCGGTTTCGGCATCTGGTGCCGCTCCCTTGCCTGTCACCATGGTATCCCGGCTGCCTGTTTCCAAGGATGAGCCTGACACACTGACATTGCGCTCTGATccccccagccctccctccacTGCTACCTCGTTTGGTGGCCCCCGGCCTCGACGCCAGCCCCCCCCACCACCTCGTTCCCCTTTTTATCTGGTAAGTTTTACTTCCTCAAGAGGGAACAGGAAGTTGAGTTTCTTTGGAGTATTGGTAGGGTGGATGGAACAATGA